Below is a genomic region from Sorghum bicolor cultivar BTx623 chromosome 9, Sorghum_bicolor_NCBIv3, whole genome shotgun sequence.
gagtggatgtccgagccccgttcgataggggtcggctagtggccttatgggcacatctcaaaaagtacccgagggcagtcacggcggatgtcggaaccgttcgttaggttccgagggctcgatgcctccctcgatgggatcccgctcacgtgacacccgcatgggtctcggatatgacttgcAAAGACGCGCCGACTCCCTGTTGggctcggaccttggcctctattgtgctcatctccaGTCATCCCTTGCTCGATCGTCCTGAGGCAACTGTTCAAACCTGtgtcgcaggtcagtctcgcaacctctggaacgtaggtggccatggcctggggattttgggcCTTGAAAGGCTCTCTTCAGACTCGTTCTTTCgcgtcggggtcgggcgagacggaatctgacgcccgacggagacctccatgcgacgcttggtcagcggggggtcgGGCGCCACGTCTcttggaaggaaccgccctgtcataacttttcagggcgctccttttgaggcgcggcgcgtggggactcgaaacggctGTGCCGTCTCGCCCCGGTTTGGACGGGACGTTTCGCCTGCGAATTTAATGCGTgcgtgcggcgggcgcgggaatcggagggagttggcgcttcgagtttTTGACCTGAGTGGGTGATGGttgctctctttctctctctcttggcCTTCCTCGCAGGGGCGTGGTCGTGGCTCGCccccttctataaaagcggccGCTGGGGTTTTGGTTTCTTTCCTCTCGCTCCTGCGCCACAAAACCTTTGCCTCCTGCCCCTTCTTCTGCCGCCGTCTCTTCCACCTCCATCGCGCAGACTTTCCTCTTCCTCCCAgagccatggccggcgtcgaggcgtggccgcctagcaacgtgaccaagtccgcgctggaggcgcgCGTGAGGGCCGGGATTCTTCGTCCTCTCAAGGACGTCGGGTTCCCGGAATGGATCGTTCCCTcagcgaacgacagggagccaaacccgccgccGGGCTACGTGGTGTGCTTCCTGTCGTTCCTCGACCGGGGGTTCGGGGTTCCGGTCGGCCGCCTGATCAGGGCCatcctccactactacgaggtggagttACACAACCTGAACCcaaactcggtgatgcaggccgccgtcttTACCACGATCtgcgaggggttcctgggggttcctgtcaattggaacctctggcttcacctcttcaaggcggacaTGTCGGCCCGCTATGTGGGGAAGGAGAAGATCCCCCTGCGGGCCGGCGGCTGCTCGCTGCAGCTTCGCCAGCAACGGTCCGGACTGTACATCTGGAGCACGATGCCATCGTCAAACCGGGGGTGGAAGAGCgcgtggttctacctccggaatgaTGGTGGTCTTCTGCCGAAGTACTCCGGAAAGATGGTGACAGAGGCCCCCCAGAAGTGGGTGTGGGGCGCTCcggccgaggagcagaagaggcttGCCCCGCTTCTCGTGGGGCTTCAAAAGTTGAGAGATGCCGAAGTCACTGCGGCCACAGTGGCAATCGCCTTCCACAAGAGGAGTTTGCTTCCACTGGCGCAGCGGCGAGTGcccatgttcgagatgacccgggGGGTCCCTTGGGCAGGGACGAGGATGTTGGCCGAACCGATATCGGCCTCGGACATCAGCGCCCGGGTCGAGAAGACGACGCACCCAGAGATGAAGAATTctcgggtggtgccgatgcgccctgaaaagggctacatttccTTGGTAAGTATGGAATTTTTGCGCCTTCTTTTCGTTTCCTTCTTGCCTTTTCCTTGACTCCTGATCGTCCGCAGAGGATGGGGGTCGTCAAGGACTCCCTGCCCCCTGTCCCAGAGGAGaaggagatccgggccaagaatcgggcccggaatgaggagcagaagaaggtcaaggaggacaagaaggccAAGGCAGCGCGGAAAGCGCAGCGgcgggagatctccgccaagaaccatcgcgaagccgagaaggcgggggtcgccccgcctccgtctcccgagacttcggtctcggagatagagggtgGAGGAGACAGCACCGACTGGCTTGACGAGCTTGCGGAGGAGGATGACGTTATCCCTCCAGCCGGCGGGGGGATCGAGGCCCCGGAGGGTTCGCGGGCccgaggggggtcggaggcccGAGGTGGGTCGGAGGCCCCCCAGGGGGCCCAAGCGCCGGGGGGCGGACAGGCCGCCCCCCACATTATTGTGGATGATGAGGATCGCGCCCCTCGTGAGGGTTCGGCCCCGGTCGGTCCTCAAGAAGGGGAGAGGGCGTCGGAGGTCGGATCCGAGGTGCTACCTCAACCGGTAGTGCCGGAGGCTCCGGCCGAGCCCGCCCCAGCGACCAGGGCGGGAACTGATGCCTCGGCGGAGGCGTCGCAGGCTGAGACCGCCGCGGTATCTCCTGCGCCGTCGGCAGGCGAGGCCGGGGTCGAACCGGCGGCCCCTGGTGCCGCGGGAGGCCCCTTAGGAGCTCCGAGCTCCCAGAAGAAGTCTGCTCCCCGAGCGAGGTATGCATGAGGTTTCTGACTCCTCagctgattttttgtttttctctttcttctaactTGATGTTGTTCCCCCAGCCGTAAGCAGAAGGCGCCCTCagtggcgctggcccccctgaaggcCGTAAAGAGGGGGGCTCAGTCGACTCCCGGGTCGGCTAGGCCCGTGTCTCCGCCGCCTCCAGGCTACGAGGAGGCAGGACGCCACCCGGGGCAAGACACGGGGGCGCCGAAACCCTAGGGACCGGAGGACGCTGACCAAGGAGGCGCGACCCGTCCTGCGTGCGCTGAGGAGGGGCAAGCTATCGTGGTGTCCAGCGCGGCGCCCGAGGCCCCCGCTGTGGGGAGGGAGGAGGAAACcggatggggcaagagccccgtaatctggcccaacctcggcGATGCTGAGGGGGGAGCCAGATTTGTCCTGGACGACCCGTCAGAGAgttacctctggcagggtctggatGCGTGTGGTCGCGCCggtgtcgaggccctcaaccgaGCTACCCAGCTCGTGGGTCGCGACATGTTTAATTTGGCTCAAGTGAGATTTTTCTCCGCGTTATAAAGTAGTTTTGTGCTTACCTTTGCGGTACTAACCCCCTGTGTGACCTCTGATCTTgcaggcgctcaaggccacCTCCCAGGAGAAATCAGTATTTCTCCATCGGGAGAAGGATGCTTGGGCGTCCTTTGAGAAGGAGAGGGCTGCcagggaggcggccgagggggagctcgcgaaggagtgcgagatttctgccgatcttcggcagaagtgctcagcactggccaccgaggctcgggaggcccgagacaaggtcgcccccctggaggagaggatcgGGGCCCTCACGCAAGAGTCCGAGGCgcagaaggcggcggctgaggggtacaagagtgaggtcgctcggcttgaagctttgctcgccgaaaaagacatcgccttgaaccaagctcagaccgacctggccggggctctgagccaggtgtcccgctggcatcagagctcggCCGAGTACGAGAAGCGCGCCAAGGGTAGGACTTGCGCCCTTTTCCTTAGACGCCTTTGTACTTTTGAGTTAGCTTTTCCTGACTTCTCGTTTCTTGTTCTGTTTTTTGATCAGAATTGGAGGTGAAGGTGGTCGAGGCGACCTCTACTGCCGAGGCCCTGGAAAAGTCCCTCGACGCTGAGGCTTcggaccgctcggctcttgaagccgtggtcacctcggcgtgtgaggggctcggggtatcGGTGTCGGGGTCGTCGCTGCGCAGTCGGGTAGAGGCCCTTTACTCCCGGGTtggggagaggatgagggaggcgctccacaCCGGGGTGAAAAaggccctggcggtggtgagctctcactatgccGGTATTGATTTGCCGGCGGTTtgtgagggctacgtcctcCCTGACGACGAAACAgaagcccaggaggaggtgcagaggctcGATGATGCTGCGGCTGTCCCTGGAGACGCCTTGGCCGCCTTTTTTGACGATGAGGCGGAGCTTCCCCCCCTCGGGGCTCAAGGACCTGAGTAGATAGGGCAATAGGattctttgtttttcttttctttttgtgggtgttgaggccggtgggccttgtagcatatatatatataatgttaaTGTTGAATGTAAATATAACTGCTCTTTTTGGGCCATTTCCCTAAGTATCTTATTTCCTTTCTCTTTATACcgatccgacctcggcagcgcggggtcgggtgagctacttagaGTTATCGCGCAAGTCGGAGTCCCCAAGCCTAagtgtttttcctttttccttagtaaCTCCTGGAAGCCCGAATTTGTTCCCGAATCTAAGGTGAGTTGAGGCggtctttgctcgtgagcgcggatccttcctcgggctcatgccttaagatttagGGGACGGATTCTCGGTTTCTTGAGTCTTTTTAGGAAGGAGGaggaagaccttgggtcggggttcttttaacttgtgtgaaaaaagaaaaagattcggAGTCGACATAAGCGGTTCCCcccgtgtagcccccgagggaggttcGGACTCAGCTCggcaggtccgaggctctcTGATAACTTAAACTTTGATTTATTCCTTGGAGGCAATGGATGAACAAAGAAATTTTTACAATGCTCTAAGGgaaaaagcgacgtagctgttctatgttccatgcgtttttgaagacctcccctgcttcattggcgagcttgtaggtgcctGGTCGGAGAACTTCGGCGATAAcgtagggtccttcccaggggggtgtgaacctgtgacgacccttgttgctctgtctgagccttagcaccaagtcgccgacttgaaatgCTCGGCCTCGGATCCACCGCgcatggtatcggcggagggcctgctggtacttggcggagtgcaggagggctacgtccctggcttcgtcgagctggtccagcgcatcttcttggaacgtcttgccgctgttttcgtcgtaggcttgtacccttggagacccgtactccaggtcagtggggaggatggcttccgacccatagaccatgaagaacggggtgaagcccgtggctcggcttcgggaggttctcagactCCAGACAACGGCTGGTAGCTGTTTGAGccaccttttcccaaacttgttCAGGCGGTTGAAGATCCTGGGCTTCAAGCCCTAGAGGATCATGCACcaactccttgcaggtggtaccagaaatgaaggctccgatcacgtcggagtccgtgatgttggggagctcggtgcactgtttGGAGAATTGCCTGATGAAGTCCCGGAGGGACTCATCAGGCATCTGCCAGCAACTCCTGAGGTCCTAGGAGTTCTcagggcgcacgtatgtgccctggaagttcccaacAAAGATTCTGACCAGGTCAGCCCAGTcatggatcatgcgctcagggaggtgctcaAGCCACGCCCTGGCCGTGTCGGCTAGATGCAatgggaggttgcggatgataaGCAGATCGTCATCCGCCCCGCCTAGTTGGCATGCCaggcggtaatccgccagccagagctccGGGTTAGTTTCTCCTGAGTACTTGGcgaggttggcgggctgtcggaatcgcgccgggaacttggccctgcgtatggcctcgctgaagacgcggggacccggGGGCTTTGGTGAAGTGCTTCGGtcgtgatcggggtcgtacctcccgcctcggcgcggtcggtaacgtcgggactcggcctcgtccctgtcacgtCGCCTGGCCTCAAGGGTGGCCCGTACGTCCGCGTTGGCTCCGACGCGCTCGTGAACTGATggggccctgttgcccccttGCGGGTTAGGGGGTGGTAGACCCTGTActgttggtgccttgttaggaggggggCGTTCCCCATGATGTCTTGTGCTGTGGGATTGTGAAGCAGAACTTtccgcgttctgcaccacagcctgctccaggagaccacgtagcccctggcgcactctccttccctcaggagtcgaaggctcgggcatcgccctgaggaggagcgcggcggccatcacattctggctggccgtgctgaagactggggcgtCTTCCCCTTGGTCCGCAACAATGCGACGGTTGACGTCTCGGGCGCGACGTCTGGCTTCACCCCCGTCTCCGCGGGCGGACGGCTCCCGGACCAGggcctcgcggagttggcggaggcgtgtgcgctcttcttcgagcctggcctctaGCTCATCGAGCTGTGCGAGGTCAGGATGGTGTCCCCGAGCGGGGGCAgatgctaccccacgggctCCGGGATTGGTTCCGGGAGTTGGAttgggaggtggagttgcgtcCTCTTGCCTAGAGGGCCCTGCGTCCCCCTGGGCGCTATGCGGCGTGCCTCCGACTTCTAAGTTGAAGCACTCTCGTGACGGGTCTATGCTTtcgtcgtcggagtcggagtagccgagataatagttgctggcctccaagaaacgcatgaaggtctccgggtcgccacacccgGAGAAATCAGCGCCAGCCCACTCGTCGTTGCCCAAGGTGAGGTCCTCTGGGTACGATGAGACGGGCGGTGTGGAGACGAGGTCCAGTGTAGACCTCAAGTGGTGCCCGGGAAGTTCCGCATACGCACTTAACGAAGTGCTtacggaagaggcgtaggtaGCGGCGGCATTTCTgagcccaaaaggtaactcgggAGGTGCCGCTGCTGTTACTTCATCCgcaggtggaggaggacgggacgttgaggcccctttgtcccccttgcgggggacgggcgcgggccgtgccttccccttcgaACGGGGTGGGACGGGTGGCCGCGATGACCCTCTGTTGGTCCTGGGTGCGGAGCTTGATGTcccgcgagcccttcctctggcgcctgtcgggccggaggagcgggcgacctgatgaggaatatgcggggggaggaccGGACGGACCCTGGCCTCAGTGGTGGGGTCGGAGATCCTAGATCTCTGACGCCCCCTCCGTGAGCCCCCCGCATGGTGTCCCGACCGTCTCCCACGTACTGACTGTGGCGGGATCGGCTCGGGGCTAAGTTCGACGTCGtcacgtggcgggaggaggatcatgtcgtagccggaaccgagggacatgaactccaaactcccaaatatcatgatggtgccgcggcggagCGGGCGAAAACCGTCTGCCATCCAAATCTTCCCAGTAGGGACTGGCAAAcgtcacgcagaaggcccctacctggcgcgccaactgtcggcgtctagactcgcgaTCTAGGCACTGacgagtataagtctgcgtgactacccaaattcggatggtgatgcaagtgggacacagagagtttatactggttcgggccaagaatgccctacgtccagtgtggctgtagattctgtataac
It encodes:
- the LOC110430230 gene encoding uncharacterized protein LOC110430230, producing the protein MAGVEAWPPSNVTKSALEARVRAGILRPLKDVGFPEWIVPSANDREPNPPPGYVVCFLSFLDRGFGVPVGRLIRAILHYYEVELHNLNPNSVMQAAVFTTICEGFLGVPVNWNLWLHLFKADMSARYVGKEKIPLRAGGCSLQLRQQRSGLYIWSTMPSSNRGWKSAWFYLRNDGGLLPKYSGKMVTEAPQKWVWGAPAEEQKRLAPLLVGLQKLRDAEVTAATVAIAFHKRSLLPLAQRRVPMFEMTRGVPWAGTRMLAEPISASDISARVEKTTHPEMKNSRVVPMRPEKGYISLVSMEFLRLLFVSFLPFP